The Brassica napus cultivar Da-Ae chromosome C1, Da-Ae, whole genome shotgun sequence DNA segment gccaacaatcaaacaagaacatgaccgacggacgacccacaccaagggttggagatgaaaggccaaccggccagccaacaatcaaacaagaacatgactggccgtccaacccaacaccatggtccggaagcgctacgtgacaggttggggacgatccggccagagtcacaaaatttactccacgacctcgaccagttcatccactaacacgtcccgctgcgtcaaggcacaaggctttgcaacctgtacctagagttagcgttttccgttagatcgagtcctaaggcttttcaacccgtaccacgacctaaggttgtgttagaccggactagtcaaatatcagagtactcatgaagcgcatataaaacaattacttttattgatttaagaaatattcatacattgaataattcaagactgggcccggtccaatgccaaatcgagtcaacataacacaattcacaataccgtttacaaaaggcatgaaaatctacaccggcggtcctaatgtccagcaccaagctatccgatcatccttacctaaagcgacctgcaaaaaggacaacggagttggatgagtaatctagtattactcagtgagctggtggcctctacccgcaaactagactctaacccagacaactcaaaataacaatcaatccagccctagcatgcaatataagctaaggctaagcaaaccgttactaatttagacttggcctcctgccatgatctagcttcaagtaacgggaacctgcatttaaacaagtcaacaaccaatccctggttaaccatatatacgcttgagttcagtactcatgtagtgttagacacttagactatacaagtatcatgagccggtcgaccaacaatcaaacaagaacatgatcggccaaccaatgataccacatagctttaatatccaccacccttcacaagcaatccctcaaacacatacatgccaacgtcaggcctacactaaccaaatacacaccaagcctagtccggtacctaaaccagacttaggacttaatgtcagaacctgcaaacaaaTCAATCAACGACCAAACACAATCATAATAATAAGATACTATGAGTAACTACAATTCGATCTatctcgtaacaccgtatatcgatgctacactaactcgagggttccataaccctgtACAACACattaacacaacactctaacctgggccctgatGACTTCgtgttcatcctctctatcggcaatatcctatcttcctaccacagaggccagaagaaggaactttcaaccgaccgcggcccacagtccttcgagtcaccgcgcgacagcccacagtccttcgggtcactgccacattacaccatcgtgtaatactcagccataggacatgaccccgttcgtctgagtcttcccgatccagcgaataaggggtttccttgaacccgctgtgtacgagggcgaggaaactctagtccaccccaaaagatacctagcatgggcgggtttcgcacctgctgtcggcataacacacactcgacacaattatccctaggaaagacctaagggacaagacttcaacccaaaactaaacaatatataggagtctacgacaatatcaaccaatactcgtagtccagcctatatggcataggacccgtagtatcaacatcacaaccaggagatcggcctatatggccaagatccctaaacaacaacattatcacaaaacaactcaaccatttagtcactcccttaccaagagatgactaacctcaatcaacaagattaattaaacgagcaagcatttaattaaatctacttaatcaatctactcaatcaaactgttacccagatagttcggcctcatgctacgacactatctttaaagataacgggaacctgcactcaaccatatcaacacgcaagaatataaatcatgatgcatcctagtcctagtcaggttattatctcagttttaattccatttcatctcagGTAGCctgtgctaaactgagtccggtttaataaataaccccaaggactctaccatgcaagaatgtgagcattctactctatatgaatactcgatcttccctaagttccaagtggaactcaaacaaaaccaactcacagtgttctaggtgagaagcagctggttgatcggagaggacatggccaaaacccaagggatgACTTGAATGGattggactggactgatcttgtcaTGGACacaacctcggcttcaccaagaagaaactgacaggcctcgacaaactaatctggactcggacagaacctcctttagcttctggacagttcttcggacttcccggcggagtatcgagcagaacttcgactgatctgaacccgtagaactgaactaactccggacagcatctccacttgatcatcaaaggaactgaGTGGCCTGGACGAATTCATTTGGACATAACCGTCCCTAggtgctgactcgaaatcagtagagaactgacctcgaaaactctctaaaactctcgaaatagctaggaatcacttgctttctttttctatttctctctcacgtttttaacttggtttggacaggtttggatgtgaagaaatgagctggggtcgtggggtatttataggagacaccagccaatcagcttcaggttggtggcagcccgtgtttcgcttcgcatggctccggacgcatgcgcggcggcacctcgtgctccacatgtcaggATGCATGTCCATGACCCATggaggacgccaccactcctcccacatgtcaggatgcatgcctggagtgcatgcaagaagccacactagtacacacatgtcgatcagcatgcttcggttgcatgcgcggagacacctcgtgcttggtcgatccacctcgtgcttctacatgtcaggctgcatgtactgcttccatgcacggtgacacctcgagcttctgtagaCACTCAGCTTCTTAGATGGTGGTTATCACGTCCTGGCCATATACGTAGAGACACCTCTAGCTTCTTGGTCGATTTACGCGATTTTTGACCCTTCCGGCAAATTTCTAACccgtgatcaatcccgaatatttttccgctcccgttctgatgctgtaaatatttttaatagactccagatgaattctgatatcctgtaaaaatatttcccgagcctccggctttcTCGAAGAaatccataataccgaaattagtgttttcgcccaatttcgggttttcccgtcgtgcttcgatcccgtcgtgattgcttcccgtcgtgcttaattcccatcctgcttaattcccgtcctgcttccaatgtcttcaaaataatattttactgatatgaagattttccgagaaaacttcgtgatgaagaaacgtcggtcttcaaaaacgtcgagcttctaaaccgtcgtgcttccaaaattgttatgcttccaaaatgTCCGctcatcaatctaagacatcttctaactatggtcgagcaacttattcgactcatagttcacccatgatcaattcttcgCCAACCTCGTACTTTaaaacttctcgatcgatccttattacccgcgactcgaccaccacaaagacacTCGAccattcttcttttcttttttttaacgggtttctacattctccctcccccccttaatagaattcgtcctcgaattcttagttgcgcaattgctcATCTTCGCGACATTCTCTACTCGTCTCCATATATCTTTACGCTGTCCACAATCGTTCCTTAAGTGTCCTCCTCAAGGCCTCCACAATCGTCTTCAGCTGAATGATCGCTGGATCATCTCATACTGTTGCTCTGCCATAACAATCTGATTCCCCATGATACGAGCTTGTCCAGTTTCCTCAAATCCTTCTCGATCTCTCTTTCCCCAAATACTGATGAAGTTCTTTCCTAACAATGTCTTGTTACTCACCAaatgtccagtccataccacagcccagttctCTGTATTTGTCTCTCCgctttcgcttcgggtttgggtttggcctcgaactccctccaATTTAAGGTTTTCctcccttaaagttccgatcaacgaACACACTTACTCGCTACAATTCAAAAGAACACCTCACACgcaagttagtagacaactAATCCCAACAGTCTACTAACaacaacctagcaatgctaaccagcaacctaacagttctaaccaagcaacctagcaattctagattccactatctcaatcctaattcctaaaacaaTAAATACTATCGCTGGATGTGACCGGattccctaatgccttttgtgactctttTTGAGTCGATAAAATATTCAacaaccgattaaatcatgagttccggaagcatggacgaaactatgctctgataccacctctgtaacacccccgaaccgtcctaggcataggtcaacccaccggctaatacactcctaggatgcttctctggttggaatgggatagatccttgcaaacagagaatcaaagactcaatctgcttcaaggtttgtggaatgaatggtgacacaaagagatgtgagaggtctccttgatactcctaagtgaatcccttggatatgacacaccaagacaatcactcttgtggttttgttagatatgacacactaacaaagactcaagaacactcagatCTACAAGAAGACTTGCAGCCGTCAGAGAGAGACAAGAGtctgaaaataaaagattggatagttctattagggttttcagacacatatttatagagaaggcaaggaacaggctccttggtctctaaatgggccttaaaaataaaccttataaaaccttataagggttttcaagtctggcagcttaattctcaagtctagcagcctaattctcaagtctagcagcctaattctgcttcatgttaacaaatataattaattaaaataaagtcttgaactgagatcatcaaatgagtgataggaaagcaacatatggcctcattaaaaacctatctttggaaaacccagtgggacaaaaccaaagatagggaaaaagagtacacatatgttacttgctcatttgatgTCTATCTTGGAGCTGAGATGACTTGAATTATggcaagtgtgtcttggttgatcaagcttcttccaagactctcttcttgcttcagtgatgtcttaagtAATCCTCCAATGTCTTCTTTGAGTTGCTTGTTTCTGGCTCTAGCATTGGACCTTCAGATATGGCTAGAGCTCCTCCATCAGCTGGATCATccatgctctcattatcttctttgtttggctggtccatgatcatatcatcccctccctcttgaaaaggatttgtcctcaaatctatCTCATCTTGAAGATCAAGCTTGTATGCTGCATCTGGAggtgcttctttgatgaggatgaAGCAAGTGATGTCCTGATGTCTCTCCAGGTTCAGATCAAGTGGCTTGAAACGCTTGTCTTCCTCACGCTTGTTCTTTCTCCTTGTATGCTTCAAAGCTTCTTCATAATCTGCACATGGctcttttgacaaaaacaagtgcatcatatctgTGTAATCAATAAAAGAATTCTTGAAAACATGATTAGTTACCTTAGCATGCTCACCTGGTCGCCATAGATAGGATTGAGATGTTACAAACtcagaaaaattcaaacaaagcaAACAAAGGTTCACCTGACTTGTAGAGCCCATAACTCTTTCTCCTGAGAAGCTTTGGACATGATTCCAATTCACCGTGAGCCCCTGATGAGTTAAGTTTCCATGGAAGTCGAGTTTGTTGCTTAATTCCTTCTGGTTGCTGAgatatgatcctcggactgctcCTATGTCAAAGCTGGCGGCTGGACAGTTTCCAAGATTTGATTGTTGCATCTCCAACTTACCCAAGGACTCATCATTGATACTCTGATCATTATAGCCCTTTTTTTTACCTGTGCCTTTTTCAGCTTGTTTTGGACAAGACAAGTGTGTTATCATGTCAAAGAAAGTGTTGTAGACCAGAATGTCTCCAAAGCAGAAAACCATATGATTCCTCCATCTATTATGCATATCAAAGAAAATATTGCAGACCCAAATATCATCAAGGATTAAGTTCATATATTCAGAATCAGTGAACTCTAGTTTCAATTGTGGAACAGGTTTTTCAAAGAAAGTGTTATACACTAGAATATCCTCAAAGAACAACCCTACACGTTTAGAATCATTTTTAGCACACAAACAGTCAAGCTCAAACTCAGAGATATTTGCAGACTTCACAATTTCAACCCTAACATCAGAATGATGCAATTTCGGTTCATGCAACTTCCTAGGTTCTTTCAAAACATATGTGGGTGCAAGAAAATAATCAGAGATCAGTTCATGCCTAGGAAAGTTCACAACAAAACTATTTTCTTCAGTTCTAGCAAACAAGGCAAAAGGTTTTCTAAAATAGAACTCGGTTGGCTTGAAAACAGGTTCTAAAATCTTTTCATGGTGATTCATAAATtgttcaaaactcaaaacatgaccagaaaagtttttattaccatattgaaaatatttttgatcaaaaagtTTATCTGGTTCAAGTTCTTTGAAAGTTTTAAGCATGCTGTCATAAACAGagtttgaaacacaaaaatctttAACTTTGTCAAGACCAAAACGTTTCACATCATGAGTACTAACCATAAGAAACATTTCAGGCACAGAAGTAACCATATTAAACTCCTTACAGTGCTTTTGCAGGTCATAAGACAAGGATTCAGGAGTTGTATTTAACTGCAAGCTGTTCGGCTGTTCCAACTTTTCTCCTTGTGTTGATTGCTCTGGTTCTCTTTCTGCTGAATCTTCTTTTGCAACCTGTGACACTGAAACAATGCTACTCGGTTGCACCGGTTCAAGACAAGTTAGTTCATCAAAGGAATTATTAAGTTAAATTCAGACTGAGGTAAGAAAAGAGAACACTCTTGTCCTGTCTCAGAATTTTCCTTCTCCATAGATGTTTCGGTTTGGACTTCTTGAATTGGCGCAGCTGACTCTGGTTCTACATTTTTGAGTTCTGCGACAGTAGTAACTGGTTCTTGGTGCTGTGTTTCAATGGATGGACGTGCTGTGTTGGTCCTTTTAAGTTGCTTTTGCACATCCACCACCACTTGAGACAGCTTCTTTATGTCCTCCTCACTGAACCAGCTTGTTGTCTTGCTaggtaaaccaataacactggCTAGAATTGATCTCATACTGACTTGTTGTTTCTGAACTGAGTTTGCAGAGCATGGCTTTGTTTCAGACTGTTTTCGAAGCACTTCCTTGTTGTACTGTCTTGGAACATACTTATGACGCATCAAAGCCCTTAATTTAAGCCAGGTTGTAACTGGTTCTTTTCCATAGTGTCTCCTAGATGACACCAATTGATTCCACCAGCTTGAAGCATAACCATAAAACTCAGCAGTAGCCATTTGAACCTTCTTTCTTTCAGCAGAGTGTTGACAGTTAAAAATcaactccatcttctcttcccaCTCCACGTATGCAGCAGGGTCAGCATCACCATAGAAAAGAGGGATTTTTAGCTTTTGATCAGCCAATTTATCTTTGTGATTGCTTCGGCCTTCATGCCCACGTCTTTGTCTCCTCTCACTGCTTCTAGACTCAAAACTCTGACCAGTAGCTTGTTGGAGTTCCTGTCTCAACTCATGCCGGAATTTATCAAGGCTGGCTTTCATCTTCTCCTGCATCTGAGCACTCATAGCCTTAAGTAAAAGCTTTTCATCCTTAGTGAGTTCTCCTTTTTGATCTCCTGCCATGGTACCTGAGACAAGAGAAAGACTAAGCCAGTAAGTAGTTcgaaatcaaaattaaataaggaAAACAAACAAGAGATGAAACAGATTCAGCACAGATCTAGAATAAAAATTCTCAGATTTATCACATTCAAAGCACAGAACAACAGATCTATCAATATTGAACTCATATTGAAAATAACAAGCCCTAAATCAGACAATAATCAGATACTCCACCTGAGATTAGATCTAGAACAGATTGACCAAAAACTCAAACAGATCAAGAGAAACTCAACCTATTCAAGCCCAAATCGAATCAGATTCAAATCTAGACAGAGAATTTCGACCACAAACCCAAACAGAACAGATCTAAACAGATTAGaagaatttcaattttttttttttttcagatctagggttcataagaaaattttgaaattgaaaatagaaGTAGAGAGTTTAGAAACTTCCTTCCAGAgatttgctctgataccacataatacactcctaggatgcttctctggttggaatgggatagatccttgcaaacagagaaacaaagactcaatctgcttcaaggtttgtggaatgaatggtgacacaaagagatgtgagaggtctccttgatactcctaagtgaatcccttggatatgacacaccaagacaatcactcttgtggttttgttagatataacacactaacaaagactcaagaacactcagatCTACAAGAAGACTTGCAGCCGTCAGAGAGAGACAAGAGtctgaaaataaaagattggatagttttattagggttttcagacacatatttatagagaaggcaaggaacagactccttggtctctaaatgggccttaaaaataaaccttataaaaccttataagggttttcaagtctggcagcttaattctcaagtctagcagcctaattctcaagtctagcagactaattctgcttcatgttaacaaagataattaattaaaataaagtcttGAACTGAGATCATCAAATGAGTGATAGGAAAGCAACATATAGCttcattaaaaacctatctttggaaaacccagtgggacaaaaccaaagatagggaaaaagagcacacatatgttacttgctcatttgatgtctatcttggagctgagatggcttgaattgtggcaagtgtgtcttggttgatcaagcttcttccaagactctcttcttgcttcagtgatgtcttaagtAATCCTCCAATGGCTTCTTTGAGTTGCTTGTTTCTGGCTCTAGTCATTGGGCCTTCAGATATGGCTAGAGCTCCTCCATCAGCTGGATCATccatgctctcattatcttctttgtttggctggtccatgatcatatcaccggccaacaatcaaacaagaacatgaccgacggacgacccacaccaaaggttggagatgaaaggccaaccggccagccaacaatcaaacaagaacatgactggccgtccaacccaacagcatggtccggaagcgctacgtgacgggttagggacgatccggccagagtcacaaaatttactccacgacctcgaccagttcatccactaacacggcccgctgcgtcaaggcacaaggctttgcaacctgtacctagagttagcgttttctgttagatcgaggcctaaggcttttcaacccgtaccacgacTTAACGTTATGTTAGACCAGACTAGTCAAATATtcgagtactcatgaagcgcatataaaacaattacttttattgatttaagaaatattcatacattgaataattcaagactgggcccggcctaatgccaaatcgagtcaacataacacaattcacaataccatTTACaaaagacatgaaaatctacaccggcgttcctaacgtccagcaccaagctatccgatcatccttacctaaagcgacctgcaaaaaggacaacggagttggatgagtaatctagtattactcagtgagctggtggcctctacccgcaaactagactctaacccagacaactcaaaataacaatcaatccagccctagcatgcaatataagctaaggctaagcaaaccgttactaatttagacttggcctcctgccatgatctagcttcaagtaacgggaacctgcatttaaacaagtcaacaaccaatccctggttaaccatatatacgcttgagttcagtactcatgtagtgttagacacttagactatacaagtatcatgagccggtcgaccaacaatcaaacaagaacatgatcggccaaccaatgataccacatagc contains these protein-coding regions:
- the LOC125580809 gene encoding uncharacterized protein LOC125580809, whose amino-acid sequence is MVTSVPEMFLMVSTHDVKRFGLDKVKDFCVSNSVYDSMLKTFKELEPDKLFDQKYFQYGNKNFSGHVLSFEQFMNHHEKILEPVFKPTEFYFRKPFALFARTEENSFVVNFPRHELISDYFLAPTYVLKEPRKLHEPKLHHSDVRVEIVKSANISEFELDCLCAKNDSKRVGLFFEDILVYNTFFEKPVPQLKLEFTDSEYMNLILDDIWVCNIFFDMHNRWRNHMVFCFGDILVYNTFFDMITHLSCPKQAEKGTAASFDIGAVRGSYLSNQKELSNKLDFHGNLTHQGLTVNWNHVQSFSGERVMGSTSQVNLCLLCLNFSEFVTSQSYLWRPGEHAKVTNHVFKNSFIDYTDMMHLFLSKEPCADYEEALKHTRRKNKREEDKRFKPLDLNLERHQDITCFILIKEAPPDAAYKLDLQDEIDLRTNPFQEGGDDMIMDQPNKEDNESMDDPADGGALAISEGPMLEPETSNSKKTLEDYLRHH